A genomic region of Carassius carassius chromosome 27, fCarCar2.1, whole genome shotgun sequence contains the following coding sequences:
- the sod2 gene encoding superoxide dismutase [Mn], mitochondrial, with the protein MLCRVGYVRRCAATLTPILGAVSSRQKHTLPDLPYDYGALEPHICAEIMQLHHSKHHATYVNNLNVTEEKYQEALAKGDVTTQVSLQPALKFNGGGHINHAIFWTNLSPNGGGEPQGELSEAIKRDFGSFQKMKEKMSAATVAVQGSGWGWLGFDKDIGRLRIAACANQDPLQGTTGLVPLLGIDVWEHAYYLQYKNVRPDYVKAIWNVVNWENVSKRLQAAKK; encoded by the exons ATGCTGTGCAGAGTCGGATATGTCCGCAG GTGCGCTGCCACCTTGACCCCCATCTTGGGTGCTGTGTCCTCCAGACAGAAGCACACACTGCCTGACCTCCCATATGACTATGGTGCACTTGAGCCTCACATCTGTGCTGAGATTATGCAGCTTCACCACAGCAAACACCATGCAACATATGTCAACAACCTCAATGTCACTGAGGAAAAATATCAAGAGGCACTGGCCAAGG GTGATGTGACAACTCAAGTCTCCCTTCAGCCTGCACTGAAATTTAACGGTGGTGGCCATATTAATCACGCCATATTCTGGACAAATCTGTCACCGAATGGTGGAGGAGAACCACAGG gTGAGCTTTCAGAAGCCATCAAGCGTGACTTTGGCTCATTTCAGAAGATGAAGGAGAAGATGTCAGCTGCCACAGTGGCTGTTCAGGGCTCAGGATGGGGCTGGCTGGGCTTTGATAAGGACATTGGAAGACTGAGGATTGCTGCATGTGCAAACCAAGACCCTTTGCAGGGCACTACAG GTCTCGTCCCACTACTTGGGATTGATGTCTGGGAGCATGCATACTATCTCCAGTACAAGAATGTTAGACCTGACTATGTTAAAGCCATCTGGAATGTTGTGAACTGGGAGAATGTCAGCAAGCGTTTGCAAGCCGCCAAGAAATAA
- the wtap gene encoding pre-mRNA-splicing regulator WTAP isoform X1 — MIDHFGEAQTRDERRNVNQKIRMTNEEPLPKKVRLSESDMKTLTREELCTRWKQHEAYVQMLETKYADLNSNDVTGLKESEEKLKQQQQESARRENILVMRLATKEQEMQECTTQIQYLKQVQQPSAAQLRSSMVDPAINLFFLKMKAELEQTKDKLEQAQNELSAWKFTPDSQTGKKLMAKCRMLIQENQELGRQLSQGRIAQLEAELALQKKYSEELKSSQNELNDFIIQLDEEVEGMQSTILVLQQQLRETRQQLSQLNSQGTSSGAGPSRTSPSAASEPSIQSEPANTSRSSVAKDCGRVSNGPSNGSSSQRGASGSSLYREASSADEDYPPSPSVSSPTHGGMSKLSNHSEDTASQRGGEGYVTQLSAGYESVDSPTGSETSVTQHSNDTDSNADSHEAAAVSKGSRTAGMRHSAQNGLDSSAATVATNASTGSVL; from the exons ATGATCGACCACTTTGGGGAAGCACAAACCCGGGACGAAAGGAGGAATGTAAACCAAA AGATCAGGATGACCAATGAAGAACCTCTCCCGAAGAAG GTTCGCCTTAGTGAATCTGACATGAAGACCCTGACTCGAGAGGAGCTGTGTACAAG GTGGAAACAGCATGAAGCTTATGTCCAGATGCTTGAGaccaaatatgctgatttaaacT CCAATGATGTGACGGGCCTGAAAGAGTCTGAGGAGAAGTTGAAACAGCAACAGCAGGAATCTGCACGCAGAGAAAACATCCTGGTGATGAGGCTTGCTACTAAAGAGCAGGAAATGCAAGAGTGTACA ACCCAAATCCAGTACCTGAAGCAAGTCCAGCAACCGAGTGCAGCTCAGCTGAGATCGTCCATGGTGGACCCAGccatcaacttatttttcctcaAAATGAAGGCTGAACTGGAACAGACTAAAGACAAACTGGAGCAAGCCCAAAATGAACTGAGTGCCTGGAAATTTACACCTGATAG CCAGACTGGTAAGAAGCTGATGGCGAAATGTCGCATGCTGATCCAGGAGAATCAAGAGTTGGGCAGGCAGCTGTCTCAGGGGCGCATCGCCCAGCTTGAGGCCGAGCTCGCCTTGCAGAAGAAGTACAGCGAAGAGCTCAAGAGCAGCCAAAATG AGCTCAATGACTTCATCATTCAGCTCGATGAGGAGGTGGAGGGCATGCAGAGCACCATCCTGGTTCTTCAGCAGCAGCTAAGGGAGACCAGGCAACAGTTGTCTCAGTTGAACTCCCAAGGCACTTCTAGTGGAGCTGGTCCAAGCAGAACTTCGCCTTCAGCGGCCTCTGAACCTTCCATTCAAAGTGAACCTGCGAACACCTCCCGTTCAAGTGTTGCAAAAGACTGTGGAAGGGTGTCCAATGGACCCTCCAACGGGAGCTCGTCTCAGAGAGGTGCATCTGGGTCCAGTCTGTATAGGGAAGCAAGCAGCGCAGATGAAGATTACCCACCATCGCCATCTGTCTCCAGCCCCACTCATGGTGGCATGTCAAAACTGTCCAATCACTCAGAAGATACAGCGAGCCAGAGGGGCGGAGAAGGGTACGTGACTCAACTAAGTGCGGGATATGAGAGCGTGGACTCACCAACAGGCAGTGAGACGTCAGTGACCCAACACTCGAACGATACAGACTCCAATGCTGACTCCCATGAGGCCGCTGCTGTCTCCAAAGGCAGCAGGACTGCGGGTATGAGGCATAGCGCTCAGAATGGCCTGGACTCATCTGCAGCAACAGTTGCCACCAATGCCTCCACAGGGTCTGTTTTGTAA
- the wtap gene encoding pre-mRNA-splicing regulator WTAP isoform X2, which translates to MTNEEPLPKKVRLSESDMKTLTREELCTRWKQHEAYVQMLETKYADLNSNDVTGLKESEEKLKQQQQESARRENILVMRLATKEQEMQECTTQIQYLKQVQQPSAAQLRSSMVDPAINLFFLKMKAELEQTKDKLEQAQNELSAWKFTPDSQTGKKLMAKCRMLIQENQELGRQLSQGRIAQLEAELALQKKYSEELKSSQNELNDFIIQLDEEVEGMQSTILVLQQQLRETRQQLSQLNSQGTSSGAGPSRTSPSAASEPSIQSEPANTSRSSVAKDCGRVSNGPSNGSSSQRGASGSSLYREASSADEDYPPSPSVSSPTHGGMSKLSNHSEDTASQRGGEGYVTQLSAGYESVDSPTGSETSVTQHSNDTDSNADSHEAAAVSKGSRTAGMRHSAQNGLDSSAATVATNASTGSVL; encoded by the exons ATGACCAATGAAGAACCTCTCCCGAAGAAG GTTCGCCTTAGTGAATCTGACATGAAGACCCTGACTCGAGAGGAGCTGTGTACAAG GTGGAAACAGCATGAAGCTTATGTCCAGATGCTTGAGaccaaatatgctgatttaaacT CCAATGATGTGACGGGCCTGAAAGAGTCTGAGGAGAAGTTGAAACAGCAACAGCAGGAATCTGCACGCAGAGAAAACATCCTGGTGATGAGGCTTGCTACTAAAGAGCAGGAAATGCAAGAGTGTACA ACCCAAATCCAGTACCTGAAGCAAGTCCAGCAACCGAGTGCAGCTCAGCTGAGATCGTCCATGGTGGACCCAGccatcaacttatttttcctcaAAATGAAGGCTGAACTGGAACAGACTAAAGACAAACTGGAGCAAGCCCAAAATGAACTGAGTGCCTGGAAATTTACACCTGATAG CCAGACTGGTAAGAAGCTGATGGCGAAATGTCGCATGCTGATCCAGGAGAATCAAGAGTTGGGCAGGCAGCTGTCTCAGGGGCGCATCGCCCAGCTTGAGGCCGAGCTCGCCTTGCAGAAGAAGTACAGCGAAGAGCTCAAGAGCAGCCAAAATG AGCTCAATGACTTCATCATTCAGCTCGATGAGGAGGTGGAGGGCATGCAGAGCACCATCCTGGTTCTTCAGCAGCAGCTAAGGGAGACCAGGCAACAGTTGTCTCAGTTGAACTCCCAAGGCACTTCTAGTGGAGCTGGTCCAAGCAGAACTTCGCCTTCAGCGGCCTCTGAACCTTCCATTCAAAGTGAACCTGCGAACACCTCCCGTTCAAGTGTTGCAAAAGACTGTGGAAGGGTGTCCAATGGACCCTCCAACGGGAGCTCGTCTCAGAGAGGTGCATCTGGGTCCAGTCTGTATAGGGAAGCAAGCAGCGCAGATGAAGATTACCCACCATCGCCATCTGTCTCCAGCCCCACTCATGGTGGCATGTCAAAACTGTCCAATCACTCAGAAGATACAGCGAGCCAGAGGGGCGGAGAAGGGTACGTGACTCAACTAAGTGCGGGATATGAGAGCGTGGACTCACCAACAGGCAGTGAGACGTCAGTGACCCAACACTCGAACGATACAGACTCCAATGCTGACTCCCATGAGGCCGCTGCTGTCTCCAAAGGCAGCAGGACTGCGGGTATGAGGCATAGCGCTCAGAATGGCCTGGACTCATCTGCAGCAACAGTTGCCACCAATGCCTCCACAGGGTCTGTTTTGTAA